In a single window of the Halobaculum lipolyticum genome:
- a CDS encoding Cdc6/Cdc18 family protein yields MGSSSIFEDDVEIIRNADLFTEEHTPAEILCRDEVMQDYVNALKPVYKGRPPRNAFLYGDTGVGKTAATKYLLQELDADIDSRNADSPGDERGFTYVRVNCQNLAPADGTASSYQVAIALVNELRDGETVSSTGYAAREVYEMLYDELDDIGGTVLIVLDEVDRVGESDTLLYDLPRARDIGYVENTRIGLIGISNDYTFRSNLSPKVRDTLCETEIKFPAYTAEELEEIIEARAARALHPDTYGKEVLSLCAALAVRNSSGSARRAMDLLKQAAEHAENEGHVPIEPDDVYAAKEELDYGDMVESVADQDQHKQLILSAVARLDADGRTPVRTKAIHAAYRRLAQAAGDDPLSQRGMYNHLTRLDMLGFLHSYQNNEGLRGGQYNTYELSEALTVAQVEDAIDESDLPLEGVSLDVDRILRDAGLADT; encoded by the coding sequence ATGGGGTCGAGCTCGATATTCGAAGACGACGTGGAGATCATCCGGAACGCCGATCTCTTCACAGAGGAGCACACGCCGGCGGAGATCCTCTGTCGGGACGAGGTGATGCAGGACTACGTGAACGCCCTCAAGCCCGTGTACAAGGGACGCCCGCCGCGCAACGCCTTCCTCTACGGCGACACCGGGGTCGGGAAGACCGCCGCGACGAAGTACCTGCTCCAGGAGCTCGACGCCGACATCGACTCGCGCAACGCCGACTCGCCCGGCGACGAGCGCGGGTTCACCTACGTCCGCGTGAACTGCCAGAACCTCGCGCCCGCCGACGGCACCGCCTCGTCGTACCAGGTCGCCATCGCGCTCGTGAACGAACTGCGCGACGGCGAGACGGTGTCCTCGACGGGGTACGCCGCCCGCGAGGTGTACGAGATGCTGTACGACGAACTCGACGACATCGGCGGCACCGTGCTCATCGTGCTCGACGAGGTCGACCGCGTCGGCGAGTCCGACACCCTGCTGTACGACCTCCCGCGCGCACGCGACATCGGCTACGTCGAGAACACCCGCATCGGTCTCATCGGCATCTCCAACGACTACACGTTCCGCTCGAACCTCTCGCCGAAGGTCCGCGACACGCTGTGCGAGACGGAGATCAAGTTCCCCGCCTACACCGCCGAGGAACTGGAGGAGATCATCGAGGCACGCGCCGCGCGCGCGCTCCACCCCGACACGTACGGCAAGGAAGTGCTCTCGTTGTGTGCGGCGCTCGCGGTCCGCAACTCCTCGGGGAGCGCGCGCCGCGCGATGGACCTGCTGAAGCAGGCGGCCGAACACGCCGAGAACGAGGGCCACGTCCCCATCGAACCCGACGACGTGTACGCCGCCAAGGAGGAACTCGACTACGGTGACATGGTCGAGTCCGTCGCCGACCAGGACCAGCACAAACAGCTGATCCTCTCGGCGGTCGCCCGCCTCGACGCCGACGGGCGCACCCCCGTGCGCACGAAAGCGATCCACGCGGCGTACCGACGCCTCGCGCAGGCCGCCGGCGACGACCCGCTCTCCCAACGGGGGATGTACAACCACCTGACCCGGCTGGACATGCTCGGGTTCCTCCACTCGTATCAGAACAACGAGGGTCTCCGCGGCGGCCAGTACAACACCTACGAGCTGTCGGAGGCGCTCACCGTCGCACAGGTCGAGGACGCCATCGACGAGTCGGACCTCCCGCTCGAGGGCGTCTCCCTCGACGTCGACCGCATCCTCCGCGACGCCGGACTCGCCGACACCTGA
- a CDS encoding HTTM domain-containing protein — protein MGIRSRVADGRRRLRAGAVRRLSVDPRALVALRVSLGALILADLCLRARSLRFFYTDAGALPRATLAERFPAAARVSVYTLFGGEWWAATLFVLTAVAACALLAGYRPRVAAVCSLVLLVALHARNPLVLNGGDSLLRRTLVWSTFLPLGAGLSSGTATSTASDGAGDRACRHPAAVGLLLQPVVLYTVNAAVKLRGDAWPEGRAVPMVFSLDSFTVLVGERLAGYPTLLAALGVAWLTLLCCSPALVLATGRTRAAVVAVFATAHVGMALTLGVGLFPLVSVAALLPHLPPSVWDAVGPRWNRTVATLRGAAGRFRSRARRTVSRGVDAVGRDRRPSGVRRARAAAHRVREAAGGAARAGNASLASAGRIVAAALLVGVLVWNGAALGYVDAPEVEVAGVAPQDARWDMFAPSPPTEDVWYVAVGETEADDRVEAIRGGDVEWTRSGGAWTSYPSARWRKYLEAVRWGDDRRLRERFAAALCDRWDATHAGDLDRLTVYTLTEPTRLDRPESTTRTAVRTHDCSRPR, from the coding sequence GTGGGCATCAGATCGCGGGTCGCGGACGGACGGAGACGGCTCCGAGCCGGGGCGGTCCGTCGGCTGTCCGTCGACCCGCGCGCGCTCGTCGCGCTCCGCGTCTCGTTGGGCGCGCTGATCCTCGCCGACCTCTGTCTGCGAGCGCGGTCGCTCCGGTTCTTCTACACGGACGCGGGGGCGCTCCCGCGGGCGACGCTGGCAGAACGGTTCCCGGCCGCGGCCCGTGTCTCGGTGTACACGCTGTTCGGCGGCGAGTGGTGGGCGGCGACGCTGTTCGTCCTGACGGCGGTCGCGGCGTGCGCGTTGCTCGCGGGGTACCGTCCGCGGGTCGCGGCGGTGTGTTCGCTGGTCCTGCTCGTGGCGTTGCACGCGCGCAATCCGCTCGTGTTGAACGGCGGCGACTCCCTCCTCCGGCGGACGCTGGTGTGGTCGACGTTCCTCCCCCTCGGTGCCGGACTCTCGTCGGGGACTGCCACGTCGACGGCGTCCGACGGCGCCGGCGACCGAGCGTGTCGCCACCCCGCGGCCGTCGGACTGTTGCTGCAACCGGTCGTCCTCTATACGGTCAACGCGGCGGTGAAGCTGCGAGGCGACGCGTGGCCCGAGGGCCGCGCCGTCCCGATGGTGTTCAGTCTCGACTCGTTCACCGTCTTGGTCGGCGAGCGACTGGCGGGCTACCCTACCCTCCTCGCGGCCCTCGGGGTCGCGTGGCTGACGCTGTTGTGCTGTTCGCCGGCGCTCGTGCTCGCGACCGGGCGCACGCGAGCCGCGGTCGTCGCCGTCTTCGCGACGGCGCACGTCGGCATGGCGCTGACGCTCGGTGTCGGGCTGTTCCCCCTCGTGAGCGTGGCGGCGCTGCTTCCACATCTCCCGCCGAGCGTGTGGGACGCCGTGGGGCCGAGGTGGAATCGGACGGTCGCGACGCTGCGGGGGGCCGCCGGTCGGTTCCGGTCGAGGGCACGGCGAACCGTGTCCCGCGGCGTCGACGCGGTCGGTCGGGACAGGCGTCCCTCTGGCGTGCGGCGCGCGCGGGCGGCGGCGCACCGAGTTCGTGAGGCGGCCGGGGGCGCGGCACGAGCGGGGAACGCGTCGCTCGCAAGCGCGGGTCGCATCGTCGCCGCGGCGCTACTCGTCGGCGTGCTCGTGTGGAACGGGGCGGCGCTAGGCTACGTGGACGCGCCCGAGGTCGAGGTCGCCGGAGTCGCTCCGCAGGACGCTCGGTGGGACATGTTCGCTCCCTCCCCGCCGACCGAAGACGTGTGGTACGTCGCCGTCGGCGAGACCGAAGCGGACGACCGGGTGGAAGCGATCCGCGGCGGCGACGTCGAGTGGACCCGCTCGGGAGGGGCGTGGACATCGTACCCGAGCGCGCGGTGGCGGAAGTATCTGGAGGCCGTCCGGTGGGGCGACGACCGGCGGCTTCGCGAGCGGTTCGCCGCGGCGTTGTGTGACCGGTGGGACGCGACCCACGCCGGAGACCTCGACCGACTCACCGTGTACACGCTCACGGAACCGACGCGGCTGGATCGGCCCGAGTCGACCACGCGGACGGCCGTTCGGACCCACGACTGTAGCCGACCGAGGTAG